A single genomic interval of Buteo buteo chromosome 20, bButBut1.hap1.1, whole genome shotgun sequence harbors:
- the RELCH gene encoding RAB11-binding protein RELCH isoform X4 has protein sequence MILTGCVAFARHVGPTRVEAELLPQCWEQINHKYPERRLLVAESCGALAPYLPKEIRSSLVLSMLQQMLMEDKADLVREAVIKSLGIIMGYIDDPDKYQQGFELLLSALGDPSERVVSATHQVFLPAYAAWTTELGNLQFHLIPTLLNKIEKLLREGEHGLDEHKLHMYLSALQSLIPSLFALVLQNAPFTSKAKLQGEIPQIEVTRFPRPVSPLQDVAIIIGSREQLAVLLQLYDYQLEHEGTTGWETLLWVVNQLLPQLIEIVGKINVASTACVHEFSRFFWRLCRTFGKIFTNTKVKPQFQEILRLSEENIDSTAGNGVLTKATVPIYATGVLTCYIQEEDRKLLVGFLEDVMTMLSLSHAPLDSLKASFVELGANPAYHELLLTVLWYGVVHTSALVRCTAARMFELLVKGVHETLVAQRVVPALITLSSDPEISVRIATIPAFGTIMETVTQRELLERVKMQLASFLEDPQYQDQHSLHTEIIKTFGRVGPNAEPRFRDEFVIPHLHKLALVNNQQSVDSKRLDIATHLFEAYSALSCCFISEDLMVNHFLPGLKCLRTDMEHLSPEHEVILSSMIKECEQKVENKTVQEPQGSMSIAASLVSEDTKTKFLNKMGQLTTSGAMLANVFQRKK, from the exons ATGATACTAACTGGGTGTGTGGCATTTGCCCGACACGTTGGACCAACACGTGTAGAAGCTGAGCTTTTACCGCAGTGTTGGGAACAG ATTAACCACAAATACCCAGAGAGACGGCTACTGGTAGCAGAATCCTGTGGAGCTCTAGCACCTTACCTTCCA aaagaaattcgTAGTTCGTTAGTACTTTCCATGCTGCAGCAAATGCTAATGGAAGATAAGGCAGATCTGGTACGAGAAGCTGTGATCAAAAGCCTTGGCATCATTATGGGATATATTGATGATCCAGACAAATATCAACAG GGCTTTGAACTGCTGCTTTCAGCATTAGGAGACCCTTCAGAACGTGTAGTTAGTGCAACACATCAGGTATTTTTACCTGCTTATGCTGCCTggacaacagaactgggaaatTTACAGTTCCATCTTATACCTACACTGCttaataaaattgaaaaattgcTCAGG GAAGGAGAACATGGCTTGGATGAACATAAGCTCCACATGTATCTTTCTGCTCTGCAGTCATTGATTCCTTCACTGTTTGCACTGGTGCTACAGAATGCACCTTTCACAAGCAAGGCTAAACTTCAGGGAGAAATACCACAAATAGAAG TCACTAGATTTCCCCGACCCGTATCGCCTCTTCAAGATGTGGCCATCATCATTGGAAGCCGCGAACAATTAGCAGTGTTGCTGCAACTGTACGACTATCAGCTAGAGCACGAGGGTACCACAGGCTGGGAGACTTTGCTATGGGTAGTCAATCAACT GCTACCACAGCTTATAGAAATAGTTGGCAAGATCAATGTAGCATCAACTGCCTGTGTCCATGAGTTCTCTAGATTTTTCTGGAGACTTTGTAGGACATTTGGGAAAATTTTTACAAACACTAAG GTAAAACCACAGTTCCAGGAAATCTTAAGACTGTCTGAGGAAAACATAG ATTCCACAGCAGGTAATGGAGTGCTAACAAAAGCCACGGTTCCCATCTATGCAACAGGGGTCCTTACATGTTATATTCAG GAAGAAGACCGCAAGTTGTTGGTTGGATTCTTAGAAGATGTAATGACCATGCTTTCACTATCCCATGCTCCTCTTGATAGCCTGAAAGCTTCCTTTGTGGAACTGGG TGCAAATCCAGCTTACCATGAGCTGCTATTAACTGTCTTATGGTATGGAGTTGTCCATACTTCTGCTCTTGTTCGATGTACAGCTGCTAGAATGTTTGAG CTGTTGGTGAAGGGGGTACATGAAACTCTGGTAGCTCAGAGAGTTGTTCCTGCTCTCATTACTCTCTCCAGTGACCCTGAAAT TTCAGTAAGGATTGCAACAATTCCTGCTTTTGGGACCATCATGGAAACTGTTACTCAGAGGGAG CTTCTGGAAAGAGTAAAAATGCAGCTGGCATCTTTCCTGGAGGATCCTCAATATCAAGACCAACATTCTCTACATACAGAAATCATAAAAACATTTGGAAGAGTTGGACCTAATGCTGAGCCCAGATTTAGAGATGAAT TTGTTATTCCACACTTGCACAAGTTAGCCTTGGTCAACAACCAGCAGTCTGTGGATTCAAAGAGACTGGATATCGCTACCCACCTGTTCGAAGCCTACAGTGCTCTTTCCTGTTGTT TTATTTCAGAAGATTTAATGGTTAATCATTTTCTACCAGGACTTAAGTGTTTACGAACTGACATGGAACATCTCTCACCAGAGCATGAG